From a region of the Salminus brasiliensis chromosome 4, fSalBra1.hap2, whole genome shotgun sequence genome:
- the hadh gene encoding hydroxyacyl-coenzyme A dehydrogenase, mitochondrial codes for MAFFTHQLSRTLCSSAARNAAIKHITVIGGGLMGSGIAQVAATTGHSVVLVDTSEDILKKSAKSIEGSLKRVVKKKFADKPEAGEEFVQKVLKNISTSTDAAAVAQKTDLVVEAIVENLKVKQDLFSALDKVAPEHTIFASNTSSLPIADIASSTARLDRFGGLHFFNPVPMMKLVEVIKAPGTSQQTFDALLDFTKALGKHPVSCKDTPGFIVNRLLVPYLMEAVRLHERGHGSKEDIDVAMKLGAGYPLGPFELLDYVGLDTSKFIIDGWYNMEPENPLFSPSPLLNKLVAEGKLGKKTGEGFYKYK; via the exons atggcCTTCTTCACACACCAACTTAGCAGAACCCTGTGCTCTTCTGCTGCCAGAAATGCAGCCATTAAGCATATCACTGTAATCGGAGGTGGATTGATGGGTTCGGGCATTGCGCAG GTTGCTGCAACTACAGGACATTCAGTGGTGCTGGTGGACACATCTGAGGACATCCTAAAGAAGTCTGCCAAAAGTATCGAGGGCAGCCTGAAGAGAGTGGTGAAGAAGAAGTTTGCAGACAAACCTGAG GCCGGAGAGGAGTTTGTTCAGAAGGTGCTGAAGAACATTTCCACAAGTACAGATGCTGCCGCAGTGGCGCAGAAAACCGACCTGGTGGTGGAGGCGATTGTGGAGAATCTAAAAGTTAAACAGGATCTCTTTTCTGCACTGGATAAAGTGGCTCCAGA aCACACTATCTTTGCCAGCAACACATCCTCCCTGCCTATTGCAGACATTGCCAGCTCTACAGCCCGGTTAGATCGATTTGGGGGTCTCCATTTCTTCAACCCTGTTCCTATGATGAAGTTAGTTGAG GTGATCAAGGCACCAGGAACGAGCCAACAAACATTTGATGCACTCCTTGATTTCACCAAAGCCTTAGGAAAGCATCCTGTGTCATGCAAA GACACTCCGGGCTTTATTGTAAACCGGCTGCTTGTGCCTTACCTGATGGAGGCTGTCCGGCTACATGAACGAG GTCATGGTTCAAAAGAGGACATTGATGTAGCCATGAAGCTTGGTGCTGGATATCCCTTGGGGCCATTTGAGCTCCTGGACTACGTTGGTTTAGACACATCAAAGTTTATTATCGATG GGTGGTATAACATGGAGCCTGAGAACCCCCTGTTTTCACCCAGCCCCTTGCTCAATAAGCTAGTGGCCGAGGGCAAGCTGGGCAAGAAGACAGGAGAGGGATTCTACAAGTACAAGTAA